The DNA region GGGTCGACGACAAGCTCATCGATGCGCTTGAACGCCTCGCACTCAACGGTCACACGCCTGATCTCACCATAGTCCTCGACATGGATCCTGAACTCGCTTTCGAGCGGGTTGCCCGCCGCTCTGTGGAGGATGGGTTGGCCCTCACCGGTGATCGCTTCGAAAAAGAAGAACTCGACTGGCACAAGCGCCTGCGAAACGGCTTTCTGGCGATTGCCAGCGCCAATCCCGATCGCTGCGCAGTGATTTCCGCCGACCAAGGTGAAGAGCCGCTTGAAGCCGCCATCTGGTCGGTCGTTGCGGAGCGCTTCGGTGAGCAACTGGGTGGCGGGCGGGCGTGAGCGATCCCGACGCGCTAACGGGTCTGCCTTTGCCCGAACGCCGGCAGGCTGTTCTGGGCCACGAAGCTGCAAAAGCTGCAGTGCTCGATCAGTTGCACGCGCGGCGGTTACCCGGCGCTATTCTCCTCCACGGACCGCAAGGCATTGGCAAGGCGACACTCGCTTTCGAACTGGCGACTGAAATTCTTTCCGCCACCGGCGATGAGGAGGCGCACCGTGTCTCTGAGCAAGTCGCCGCGCTTTCCCATCCCAACCTCTTTGTGCTGCGGAGGAGGTCCAAGGACAGCAAGGGCTTCTATACCGTGATCCGGGTGGAGGAGGTGCGTGACCTGCGCGACAGTCTGCACCACACCAGGGGAAGATCAGGACATCGAGTGGCGGTGATAGATCCGATCGACGACTGCAATCCTTCTGCTGCCAATGCTCTGCTCAAAACACTTGAGGAGCCTCCCGCCGACACCACCTTCCTGTTGATCTCGCATCGCCCCGGATCGCTCTTGCCGACCATCAAGTCTCGTTGCCACAACCTTGCGCTGCGGCCTGTTTCTGCGGAGACTGTGCGGGCACTTCTGGTTCAGTCGGATGAGAGTCTTGGACGTGAGGAAGTCGACAGAGCTGTGGAGTTGTCCGCCGGGCGCCCGCGGCGTGCCTTCGAGACCTTGGCTCTCGAGGCGGATTCATCGCTGGGCGCATTGCAAGGCTGGCTGGCCGATCCACTGAGGCACCCGACCGCGATTGTCCTAGGCCTTGCCGATGCGCTGGGCGCTAGCCCACAGAGTGCAGAGCACAGCTTCGCTCGTGAGATGATCGACGACTGGATGGCTCATGAGGCGCGCTTGGCGGCCATGCAGCCGCATGACCGCAAGCGGCTTGCCTCCATCAATGAGCTATGGGAGAAGGTCCACGCCCTCTTCGCCGAGGCCGACAGCATCAATCTGGATATGAAGCAGACGTTGGCCGCCGTATTCGACGCGATCAGGAAGCATGTGTCGACCACCTCTGTTCCCGCCGAGTCCCAATGACCACCGAGCCATTCTACGTCACGACCGCGATTTCCTACCCGAATGGCGCGCCCCATATCGGCCATGCCTACGAGATGATCGCGACTGACGCCATCGCCCGTTTCAAGCGGCTGGAGGGTCGCGATGTATTCTTCCTCACCGGCACGGACGAGCATGGCATTAAGATGGTGCAGACGGCCGCCGCGCAAGGCATCACGCCGCGTGAACTCGCCGATCGAAATGCGGCCGAGTTCCAGCGGCTCGCGGCCGAGCTCAATATCTCCAATGACGATTTTATCCGCACCACCGAGGAGCGGCATCACGAGTCTGCTCAGGCGATCTGGAAACGGATGGAGGCCAGCAGCGATGGCGACATCTTCCAGTCCACCTACAAGGGTTGGTACTCGGTGCGCGATGAGGCCTACTTCGACGAGGATGAGCTGACTGAGCGCGACGGGAAGCGCTTCGCTCCCTCGGGCGCCGAGGTCAGCTGGGTTGAAGAACCGACCTACTTCTTCCGCCTTTCGGCCTATCAGCAGAAACTGCTCGACCTCTACGAGGCAAATCCAGATTTCATCGCGCCCAAGGAGCGGCGTAACGAGATCATCTCTTTCGTCAAAGGCGGCCTGCAGGACCTCTCCATCTCACGTACCACTTTTGACTGGGGCATCCCCGTTCCGGATGCGCCCGGGCACGTGATGTATGTGTGGGTCGACGCGCTCACCAACTACATTACCGGCGTGGGCTTCCCAGACGAGACAAGCGAGCTGTTCAAGAAATTCTGGCCCGCCGACCTCCACGTGATCGGCAAGGACATCATCCGCTTCCATACCGTCTATTGGCCAGCCTTCCTGATGAGTGCCGGCCTACCGGTGCAGCATCGCGTCTTCGCTCACGGCTTCTTGACGGTCGATGGTCAGAAAATGAGCAAGTCGCTGGGCAACGTTATCGACCCCTTTGAACTCGTCGCCGAGTTCGGCGCCGACCCGGTCCGCTACTTCCTCCTGCGTGAAGTTTCGTTCGGGCATGACGGCGACTACAGCCGCGAAAAACTGACCAATCGGGTCAATGCCGACCTCGCCAACAACCTTGGCAATCTTGCACAGCGTTCTCTCAGCATGATCAACAAGAACTGTGGTGGACAGGTGCCACAGTTCGGTGCCGCTTCTGCTGAAGATGAAGCACTCGATCAGGAGGTCGGTGACGCTCTTGCAGCCGCTCGCAAGGCCATGGATGAGCAGCTTGTCCACGAAGCCGCTGGGGCGATCATCGGGGCCCTGAGCGCCGCCAACAACTACTTTGCCGCCCAAGAGCCATGGGCACTCAAGAAGACCGACCCAGAGCGCATGGCGTCTGTTCTCTATCGCACCGCTGACACAGTGCGGCGGCTTGCCATTCCCATGCTCGCCTTTGTTCCAGTCTCAGCGGCACGCCTGCTCGACCAGTTGGCGGTGCCTGAAGCCGAGCGCCTGCTGTCGTTTGCAGAAGAGGCGAACCGCCTAGCACCCGGCACTGAATTGCCTGTTCCACAAGGCGTTTTCGCCCGTATTGAGCGTGAGGCGGACTGATGTTGATCGACAGTCACTGCCACCTCGACTTCGAGGCTCTGGCCGCCGATATCGACGGCGTGCTCGCTCGGGCAGACACTGCCGGCGTGAGCGGCATGGTGACGATTTCCACACATGTGGAAAAGTTCTCCACATATGCAGGGCTGGCGGAACGTTATGCGAACGTCTGGTGCTCGGTCGGTACGCACCCGCATCATGCAGATGAAGAATTGCACATTCAAACGGAAGACCTGGTTCGGCTAAGTGCCCATCCCCGTTGCGTTGCTATCGGCGAAGCAGGGTTGGATTACTTCTACGACAATGCTCCAAGAGAGGCACAGGCGACGGGCCTGCGTCGGCACATCGCAGCCTCGCGGATAACCGGTCTTCCACTGGTTATCCACAGCCGGCAGGCTGACGACGACATGGCGAAGATCCTCGAAGAGGAGGCAAGGCAGGGCGCATTCCCGTTCGTCCTGCACTGCTTTACGGCAGGCGCAGAGCTGGCCGAACGGGCTTTGGCGCTCGGCGGCTATATCTCTTTTTCCGGCATCATCACCTTCCGCAATGCTGAAGAGATTCGCGAGGTCGCCAAAGCAGTCCCGGCCGACCGCTACCTGGTCGAAACGGATGCGCCCTACCTTGCGCCCACTCCACACCGGGGCCAGTCCAACGAACCAAGCTTTGTAAGGCACACCGCCGGCAAGGTCGCCGAGGTTCGCGGGATCACGTTGGAGCAGGTCGGAGCGGAGACAACTGCCAATTTCGCACGGCTCTTCAGCAAGACCGGACTTGCGTAGAGCTATGCCGATCGCGCAGCGGATCATTGCGACCATTCTGGGCTGCGGTTCGTCGGGTGGTGTGCCGCGCATCGGCAATGTTTGGGGCGACTGTGACCCCGATGAGCCAAGAAATCGCCGCCGTCGCTGCGCCTTGTTGCTAGAGGGTTGGAGCGAGGGAAGCGACACACCTACCCGCGTTTTAATCGACACCGGCCCCGATCTTCGCCAGCAGATGCTCGACGCCGAAGTGGACCGCGTAGAGGCAGTGCTCTATACGCACGCCCATGCCGATCACATCCATGGCATAGATGACCTGCGTGTCCTGGCCCTGCACAACCGCAAACGGGTGGACGTCTATTTCGACCCGGAGACTGGGGCGCGGCTGCATGAAGCCTTCCGCTATTGCTTTGTTTCCCCGCCAGGCAGCGACTATCCCCCCATCCTCAATGGCCATCAGATCAGTCCTGGTCAGGAGCTTGTGATAGACGGGCCGGGGGGCATAATCCATACTACAGTGTTCGAGCAGACCCATGGTCAGATCACCTCGCTCGGATTTCGAGTAGCAGATTTTGCTTACTCAGTGGACCTTTCAGGCTTTCCCGATCAGTCGATCAGTGCACTGCAAGGGTTGTCGCTCTGGGTTCTGGATTGTCTTCGCCCAACTCCGCACCCGAGTCATCTCAGCCTGCCTGAGGCACTGGACTGGATAGAGAAAGTGCAACCGCGAAGCGCCGTGCTCACCGACATGCACATCGACCTCGATTACAACCGGCTCGAGGCAGAAACACCGGAGCACATAACTCCGGCGTTCGACGGCATGCAGATCGACGTTGTGGCGGGCAAGGTGCTGAACCGCTGAGATCAGCGGAACGCGGGGATTACATGCCGACCGTAATTGGCGATAATTTCTTCCTCGTCGCCGCTATCGAGATAGATGTTGAACTGGGTAACGCCAGCATCCTTGAGCGCATGCATTTTGGCAATGTGGTCGTCGGGCTCTCCCAGCACACAGAAGTTCTCGACCACATCTGGCGTTATGAAGTCCAGAAACGGGTTGTCCGACTGGCCGTGCTTTGAATAGTCGTAGCCCCGACGCTTCTCGATGTAGCTGGTAAGGCTCTTGGGGATTTGGTCGTTGTCGGCGCCATATTTTTCGACGATGTCGGCCACGTGGTTGCCAACCATGGCTGGGAACCACTTGGTAGCTTCAACGGCCCGCGCCTTGTCGCCGAAATAGGCTGGTGCGGCCGCCATCGAGCGGTAATTGCTCATGTTCCGGCCAGCAGCCTTGCCTGCATCCAGGCACTGATCGGTAAACCACTTGCAGAGGCCGGGATCGGCCAGCTGCAGCACGACACCATCAGCGTGCTCACCCGCTGTTTTCAGCGCCAGAGGACCATAAGCCGCGATCCAACTGGGCATCTCGTGGCCCACTGCCCAAGGAAACTTTACCGGTTCGGCGACATCGCCATAGGTGACTTCTTCACCGCGAACCATGGCCTGGGTCTTGTGGATGAACTCGGCGACACGGGCCAGCGTAGCAGGCTTTTTGCCCATGACGCGGCGCGAACTGTCACCACGACCGACAGCAAGATCGAAGCGGCCGCCGCTCTGCTTGGAGAGAGAGCCAAAGATGGAAGCCGCGACTGACCAGTCCCGCACGTCGGGATTGGTCACCAGCGGACCGAACCGCATGGTATTCGTGTTTTCCATGCACATGGCGATTGCGGCGTAGCAATCGCGCCAGAGGATATGGGAGTCGTAGAACCAGCAATAGCTAAACCCCGCATATTCTGCCGCACGAACCAGGTACCTTGCCCGCTCCGCCTCAACGAAGCCCTTGAACGTGATGCCGAATTCCATGCCGCCCTCCGCTGGTTGGCTGCTGCAAAAATTTGACCAGCCGATCAAATTTTTGGGCGGAGGCTAAAGGATTGTCAATTGCTATTCTGCTGACCATCGGGCGAAAGCAAGTCATAGGCGATGATGGGCCGGCCAGTTGTAGGGTGGCGCAGTAAGCTTGCGGACACGTCGTAGACACTGTTCAGCCGGGCAGGGGTGAGGACCGCCTCCGGAGCGCCCGTGGCTATCACGCGTCCCCTATTCATTAAGACAAGATCGTCGCAGAACCCTGCTGCCAAGTTGAGGTCGTGCAGGGCAATCAGCACCGTCATGCCCTCTGCAGCCTTCTCCCTGAGGAGTTGAAGGACGGATAGTTGTGCCTGTACGTCAAGGTGGTTGGTGGGCTCGTCTAGGATCAGCAACTGCGGCTGCTGCACAAGTGCGCGGGCGATATGCAAGCGTTGCTGCTCTCCGCCGGAGAGGGTCGAGAAGTCGCGTTCAGCGAAACGCGACATGCTCACGGCACTGATTGCTGCCGACGCCAGTTCCCCGTCGTCCGGTGAGGGGACGGACTGCCAGATGGATTGAAACGGTATGCGCCCGAGCAGCACCACCTCACGGGCAGACAG from Devosia sp. RR2S18 includes:
- a CDS encoding AAA family ATPase, giving the protein MSDPDALTGLPLPERRQAVLGHEAAKAAVLDQLHARRLPGAILLHGPQGIGKATLAFELATEILSATGDEEAHRVSEQVAALSHPNLFVLRRRSKDSKGFYTVIRVEEVRDLRDSLHHTRGRSGHRVAVIDPIDDCNPSAANALLKTLEEPPADTTFLLISHRPGSLLPTIKSRCHNLALRPVSAETVRALLVQSDESLGREEVDRAVELSAGRPRRAFETLALEADSSLGALQGWLADPLRHPTAIVLGLADALGASPQSAEHSFAREMIDDWMAHEARLAAMQPHDRKRLASINELWEKVHALFAEADSINLDMKQTLAAVFDAIRKHVSTTSVPAESQ
- the metG gene encoding methionine--tRNA ligase, translated to MTTEPFYVTTAISYPNGAPHIGHAYEMIATDAIARFKRLEGRDVFFLTGTDEHGIKMVQTAAAQGITPRELADRNAAEFQRLAAELNISNDDFIRTTEERHHESAQAIWKRMEASSDGDIFQSTYKGWYSVRDEAYFDEDELTERDGKRFAPSGAEVSWVEEPTYFFRLSAYQQKLLDLYEANPDFIAPKERRNEIISFVKGGLQDLSISRTTFDWGIPVPDAPGHVMYVWVDALTNYITGVGFPDETSELFKKFWPADLHVIGKDIIRFHTVYWPAFLMSAGLPVQHRVFAHGFLTVDGQKMSKSLGNVIDPFELVAEFGADPVRYFLLREVSFGHDGDYSREKLTNRVNADLANNLGNLAQRSLSMINKNCGGQVPQFGAASAEDEALDQEVGDALAAARKAMDEQLVHEAAGAIIGALSAANNYFAAQEPWALKKTDPERMASVLYRTADTVRRLAIPMLAFVPVSAARLLDQLAVPEAERLLSFAEEANRLAPGTELPVPQGVFARIEREAD
- a CDS encoding TatD family hydrolase — translated: MLIDSHCHLDFEALAADIDGVLARADTAGVSGMVTISTHVEKFSTYAGLAERYANVWCSVGTHPHHADEELHIQTEDLVRLSAHPRCVAIGEAGLDYFYDNAPREAQATGLRRHIAASRITGLPLVIHSRQADDDMAKILEEEARQGAFPFVLHCFTAGAELAERALALGGYISFSGIITFRNAEEIREVAKAVPADRYLVETDAPYLAPTPHRGQSNEPSFVRHTAGKVAEVRGITLEQVGAETTANFARLFSKTGLA
- a CDS encoding MBL fold metallo-hydrolase codes for the protein MPIAQRIIATILGCGSSGGVPRIGNVWGDCDPDEPRNRRRRCALLLEGWSEGSDTPTRVLIDTGPDLRQQMLDAEVDRVEAVLYTHAHADHIHGIDDLRVLALHNRKRVDVYFDPETGARLHEAFRYCFVSPPGSDYPPILNGHQISPGQELVIDGPGGIIHTTVFEQTHGQITSLGFRVADFAYSVDLSGFPDQSISALQGLSLWVLDCLRPTPHPSHLSLPEALDWIEKVQPRSAVLTDMHIDLDYNRLEAETPEHITPAFDGMQIDVVAGKVLNR
- a CDS encoding TIGR03842 family LLM class F420-dependent oxidoreductase, which gives rise to MEFGITFKGFVEAERARYLVRAAEYAGFSYCWFYDSHILWRDCYAAIAMCMENTNTMRFGPLVTNPDVRDWSVAASIFGSLSKQSGGRFDLAVGRGDSSRRVMGKKPATLARVAEFIHKTQAMVRGEEVTYGDVAEPVKFPWAVGHEMPSWIAAYGPLALKTAGEHADGVVLQLADPGLCKWFTDQCLDAGKAAGRNMSNYRSMAAAPAYFGDKARAVEATKWFPAMVGNHVADIVEKYGADNDQIPKSLTSYIEKRRGYDYSKHGQSDNPFLDFITPDVVENFCVLGEPDDHIAKMHALKDAGVTQFNIYLDSGDEEEIIANYGRHVIPAFR
- a CDS encoding ABC transporter ATP-binding protein; its protein translation is MSGNLIIRNLTVRVGGKALIEDISLDMRTGKVTGLLGPNGAGKSTLMRAMLGLTSIAAGTILYAGIDLLAMSRRDRAQMAAFVEQSHSADVHLSAREVVLLGRIPFQSIWQSVPSPDDGELASAAISAVSMSRFAERDFSTLSGGEQQRLHIARALVQQPQLLILDEPTNHLDVQAQLSVLQLLREKAAEGMTVLIALHDLNLAAGFCDDLVLMNRGRVIATGAPEAVLTPARLNSVYDVSASLLRHPTTGRPIIAYDLLSPDGQQNSN